A DNA window from Solanum lycopersicum chromosome 3, SLM_r2.1 contains the following coding sequences:
- the LOC101267395 gene encoding malate synthase, glyoxysomal, producing MASFEETFTQPKTTVPKKSSGIIGYDVPDGVDIRGRYDPEFSKILTRGAMQFVASLQREFRNPIKYAMECRREAKMRYNNGGLPGFDPTTKYIREGEWVCAPVPQAVADRRVEITGPVDRKMVIDALNSRAKVFMADFEDALSPSWENLMRGQINLRDAVNRTITFQDQARNKVYKLNDQTAKLFVRPRGWHLPEAHIFIDGEPATGCLVDFGLYFFHNYANFRKAQGQGSGPFFYLPKMEHSREARIWNNVFERAEKWVRIEKGSIRATALIETLPAVFQMNEILYELRDHSVGLNCGRWDYIFSYIKTFQGHPDRVLPDRTQVGMAQHFMRSYSDLLIHTCHKRGVHAMGGMAAHIPIRDDPAANEAALELVRKDKLREVMAGHDGTWVTHPGLVPACMEVFTNNMGNSPNRIHSMKRQDASILDEEDLLQRPRGVCTLECLRLNTRVGIQYLEAWLTGLGCVPLYNFMEEAAAAEISRVQNWQWLKYGAELDGDGLGVKVNLDLFGRVVEEEMARIEREVGKEKFNKGMYKVACKLFTGQCTAPVLDDFLTLDAYNNIVIHHPIGSSRL from the exons atggCTAGCTTTGAAGAGACATTCACTCAACCCAAAACCACTGTTCCAAAAAAGAGCAGTGGAATTATAGGTTATGATGTACCTGATGGAGTGGACATTAGGGGAAGATATGATCCTGAATTTTCCAAGATTTTAACAAGGGGTGCTATGCAATTTGTAGCTAGTTTGCAGAGGGAATTCAGGAATCCTATCAAGTATGCTATGGAGTGCCGGAGGGAGGCCAAAATGAGGTACAATAATGGCGGTTTGCCGGGTTTTGATCCAACAACCAAGTATATTAGGGAAGGAGAGTGGGTTTGTGCTCCTGTGCCGCAGGCTGTGGCTGATCGGAGGGTGGAGATTACTGGACCAGTCGATAGGAAGATGGTCATCGATGCCCTTAATTCTAGAGCTAAAGTTTTCATG GCGGACTTTGAAGATGCACTGTCACCAAGCTGGGAGAATTTAATGAGAGGCCAGATAAATTTGAGGGATGCAGTAAATAGAACAATAACATTCCAAGATCAAGCCAGAAACAAAGTGTATAAACTGAATGATCAGACAGCTAAGTTGTTTGTGCGCCCAAGAGGGTGGCATTTGCCAGAAGCTCACATCTTCATTGATGGTGAGCCTGCCACGGGTTGCCTTGTCGACTTCGGCCTCTACTTTTTCCACAACTATGCCAACTTCCGCAAGGCCCAAGGTCAAGGATCTGGACCCTTTTTCTATCTACCCAAAATGGAACATTCTAG GGAAGCTAGAATATGGAACAATGTTTTTGAGAGGGCAGAAAAATGGGTTAGAATTGAGAAAGGAAGCATTAGGGCTACTGCCCTAATTGAAACACTTCCAGCTGTGTTTCAGATGAATGAAATCTTGTATGAACTGAGGGACCATTCTGTTGGCCTCAACTGTGGTAGATGGGATTACATTTTCAGCTACATCAAGACATTCCAGGGTCACCCTGATCGAGTGCTCCCCGATAGGACACAAGTTGGCATGGCTCAACACTTTATGAGGAGTTACTCCGACTTGCTCATCCACACTTGTCATAAGCGTGGCGTCCATGCTATGGGAGGCATG GCAGCTCATATTCCAATTAGAGATGATCCAGCAGCTAATGAGGCAGCATTGGAACTTGTAAGGAAGGATAAGCTAAGAGAAGTGATGGCAGGGCATGATGGGACATGGGTTACTCACCCTGGCCTAGTTCCAGCATGCATGGAAGTCTTCACTAACAACATGGGCAATTCCCCAAACCGAATCCATTCCATGAAGCGCCAAGATGCATCCATCCTAGATGAAGAAGACCTGCTGCAGAGGCCGAGAGGGGTCTGTACCTTGGAGTGCCTTCGTCTGAACACCCGAGTGGGAATTCAGTACTTGGAAGCCTGGCTGACAGGGCTTGGTTGTGTCCCTCTTTACAACTTCATGGAGGAAGCTGCCGCAGCTGAGATTAGCAGAGTCCAGAATTGGCAGTGGCTGAAATATGGTGCGGAATTGGATGGAGATGGGCTTGGGGTGAAAGTGAACTTAGACCTGTTTGGAAGAGTGGTTGAGGAAGAAATGGCTAGGATTGAGAGAGAAGTTGGAAAGGAGAAATTCAACAAGGGAATGTACAAGGTGGCTTGCAAGTTATTCACAGGGCAATGCACTGCACCAGTTCTGGATGATTTTCTGACTCTTGATGCCTACAATAATATTGTCATACACCATCCTATTGGATCATCCCGGCTCTAA